ttaattatgatgcccggcctgatacccggcctggtacccggcctgaaagccttctatgtgccattaatcatttaatatcctcttaaaaagacttaaacgttacaattttataattgtcaattttgtgtcaagaaaaataaagtatacagttatttttacttataattaaccttttcaaaacattaatggtaatatattttcttattatagAAAGTTtactgtactctaattaattaattattataggctaaatttaaaatttgtcattgtaatttaaatataaaataatactatcacttacggtatgcaatgttagaaaggaaaggatatcgTATTAAAAGTAAATAAATTTAATATCGTTCATTTAAAAATttaaactgaaaaaaaaatagtggcatgtccggcccgatctggcctgcccgtataaaaagcgggctttgggcggtttttgggtagcaaattatctacttttgcccggcctgcccggcctgaaATTGTTTACGGGCTCATAAATATTAAGtctggcctgcccgaatttacacccctacataTGGATGACCCTAACTAGTGTTGGGTGATAATAGGTGTCCAATGAGTGGTTAAGTTACTTAAATATCTTTGATTGATTaataaatttttaatattaacttTTTTAGTTTAGttgttttttaaaatttaaaatttaaaacttttttactttttgaaaattttggaaaaaaattttcttcttttttttcttttcttattgcatggaatttttttttacgaTAATTATAGAGAAAAATTCGGCTAACAATAAAATCAAATTATTAGccgaacttcttttttttttgcatcctaAAAgtcagttcggctgataattaaacATGAAGATGTTAGCCGAAGTTCACTTTATGAAGAAAATATTAAGTTCGGATGCCCTATTTTTTTATCGAATATGCCGAACCTAGGTATGTTTTGACAAAACACAAGTTCGGCTGACAttttatcagccgaacctacgtATATTTTGAAAAAGCTTAGGTACGGCATATCACTTGCAAGCCGAACTTGGGTTtgtaaataagaaaaatttaacaactttcttttttaaaaaaaggtaaaaattaaattaaaaaaaaaattcttttaagaaaatattttgtaaaccaaaagatgaaaatttaaaaataattaaaaaatatgaATAATAAGGGGATTTTTGCCATTATGAAAAATGGCTAGATAAAGGGCACTGTCGAAACACTATTTAACATCCCGGTTTTGTCCTATTttatgtgcttcaaaattttTGGGTATGCCCCGAACGATGTTTCTTACATTTTACCTCTTTCTTGCAAAATTTACTTCAAAGAAGCTGGCCCTCGGCTCCATCTCATCTTCGGCCTTGTGACTTTTTACTCCATAAGGTTACTGGGCATTTGACATCCTACAGAGTGCATTTACTAGGCATTTATTGGGCCTTCGATCCTTACCAAgctgatgctgcttctgctattcttaagaaacctattttgaggcatactcattctttttttgaggcatactcatccattatattatatagggtgggtttataaggggtgtttaaaggtagtgtaattacctatatatccctaaataatttcaatttgtcatagttcccttatcctcaaaaacctaaaattaaaaatcaaaataaactttaaacttaaacatctaggactccaattcaataaagaaattaatcaaacaaaggaaaacgaatcgaagtgagcgatgttggaatgcgaaatccaaatcttaattgctcttagatgtattttagaatgtatgcgtaacaaacccatcttgtttttgattgattttattttgttagatcggtagaatatgatttcaaagatgaaattagggttttcagaagatcagttcggctgatcttgcagtatcaattttgagccgaacttagtgtatgatttagagaaacactacgttcggctaatgcgactttacaatattttcagccgaacctcaattgtccagccgaacctcagttttccagccgaacctcaatttttcaagccgaacctagtggatgattcagtttctgagtgaagttcggctgataactttttgagccgaactgttcatccggtcagcagatctgggttctaaaaattcaattttttggcagattcaacttataaaaggaaattaaacctcgatagaagtttacctctgatttgaatcacacattttggtcacttctaatcacaaaaatctcaaaagtcaacacccaagctttttttcttcacttcttcttattcctctcaaaaatcccaactctctcacataaatttgatttttctactaattcaccactaataatttaatatttaatcaatccttaaaattcataattaatcaattctaatcataatcatttacactaattatataagggtagttataccattatcaaaaatggtggatgagggttgatgttgttttttatttagtgaccctattttggcattatctagTGTGCCTCAAAAAAATCTGGTATGTCTGGGAATAGGTTTCATTCTTAACAACCTTTTTGACGCATGATAACAGTACGTTAGTTTGGGTTCAAATCTTATACATTACTTACAGTCCTACAGTTACAGTGCCAAAATTGTAAAAATAACACAACCCGTGTATGTCGAAGTGTCATCACAATTTTCACACCCAGATTCAACATTTCCCTATCCCAAATCACAGACCGGCCGACTAACCAAAATCCCGATTACAACGCTGCTTGGAAACTTCAAAAGCATCTAACATTTGAATATTCCAACCACACAATCTCAACCGTTCAATCTTTCGATTAGCTGAAGTATGGGCAGATAAAAGGGATCCCCCTCAGTTTTATATAGCTTCCTATGAAGTGTTAGACGAATTGCTAACAGAGTTCTTCCTTTCCCTTCTTAGTCCATTGCTGCTTCAGTGTTTGTTCGTATAATTGCTATATAAGAATAAGAACGGAGGTGATCCGGTGAAATCTTTATGGGTTGCAGCTCAGTTACAGGAATTCTATCCatatttacatttctttattgTGTTGGGAGACATTCTGCTCTCGTGATTTTTTCATGGTTGGAAATGATTTTTGTGAAAAATACAGAATCCCTAACCTTGTTTGCCTACATGTTCAGCAGGGTTGGCTGCAACCATCTCTACAAGTGTACCATTACATAGAGTGGTCAGTACCCATCACAAGGAATTGGTCGCAGGTAATACTCTGACATCTCTCACACAATGCAAACCCAGAAATCAGATAACCACTAATCCTAGTTTAACAAGTCCTAAGCAGCTGAACTCCAATTTAAGATATGATTGATTCGTTGAAATCTTGTAATCTGACAGAATAATTTGTTACCAACTAAACTACACTTATTTGTGATCATTTTCTGTGACAATATGTTGAAGTTGTCTTTGATCAAATTGAAAACTACATTACTTAGCTGAATCTCTGACAGAGTCGCATCAATAAGATCATGTAGGCACGTCTCACGTATTTTACAATATTTGGAAATAATTTAGCCTTGGTAACGCTGACATCAAATCGTTTGGCCTTAATTTAAAGATCATAATTGAACTCATCTCTACAGCTGTGATTAGACTTGTTCTAATTTCAtgacaaccctaatttcaaaaccaaatctgagATTTTATACTTTCTACTAGCTTTTCTCGATCTCATTTTCTCTGTTTAACTGAGTTTACTCATCCATCAGTTTTCATTAGTATTcttttcattattatcattcttcgaTCTTATCTATCATGCCAATCCAAGACCTGTTTGTTAGCGGTATAACTGGATTACTGAAAAAATTGAGTTATGTTGTTTCCCAACATATTAGTGAGGCTTGGGGTGTCAAAGATGATCTGGAAAAACTTAAAGGAACTTTGGAGATGATAGCGGCTGTAACAATGGATGCTGAGAACAAGCAAGGAGAATCTGAGGTTGTGAGGCTTTGGCTACAAAGGCTCAAGGCTGTTGCGTATGATGCTGTTGATGTTCTGGACGAGTTTTCATATGAAGCCATGCGTCAAATTGAACTATGTGGCGAAGGAGATAAGGTACAACAATGTTTTTCATCATCCAACTCAGTTGCCTTTAATTTCAAGCTGGATCAGCAAATAAAAATTATTAACAAGCGGCTAGATGATATTTCTGGTGAGATGAAAAAGTATCAGTTAATTTCTATCCCTGATTGTGACACTTCTGATCACGAAACTGCGCAACAAAACCGACTAGTTTCATCCTTGGTAGACGAATCAAGTTTTCTAGGTAGAGAAAATGATAAGTCAACCATCATAAATCTGCTAACTACACTCCaggaatcatcaacatcatcctcCATGAGATTTTCTGTCGTCTCGATGGTGGGTATGGGTGGAATAGGAAAAACTACACTTGCTCAAATGGTCTTCAATGATAACTCAATAACAAGTTTCTTTCATGAACTATTTTGGGTGCATCTGTCTGATGATTTTAACATCAAAAAGATCTTAATAGAAATAATTGAGTCAGTCACCAATAAATACTGTGATGATGTATCAAATGAAACGGTCTTAGTTAATAAACTTAAAGAAGTGCTGAGCGACAGAAAATATTTACTAGTACTCGATAATTTATGTAATCAGGATGCAAAAGACTGGGATAAACTTAAGGGTTCACTAATTGCGGGTGCTCAAGGGAGTAAAGTCTTAGTCACTACACGTAGCAACATAGTCGCGTCAATTGTTCAAGATATTACCCCACCATACATTCTAAAAGAGTTAGCAGATAGTGTTTGTTGGTCTATTATGAAGAACAAAGCATTTTGTCTGGGTGGAGCATTGGAGACTCAAAAAATGGCATGTATAGGAGAGGAAATTTCAAAAAAATGTGGTGGTTTGCCACTAGGGGCGAACTTTCTTGGGAGTCTTATGCGCTTGCATAAAACTGAGCATAATTGGTTGTCATTCAGAGACCATGGTAGTTTGAGCGCAATAGATGCATTAACCCGAATCATGTCAATATTAAAATTGAGTTATGATAAATTACCCTGTCATTTGAAACTTTGTTTTTCCTATTGCTCTTTATTCCCAAAGGGTTGGGTCGTTCAGAGGAAAGTTTTAATTCGGCTGTGGATGGCTGAAGGGTTCCTTCATCCATCACATGGTGGGAATCAAATATCACCAGAAGATCTCGGTAATGATTATTTCCATTGTTTACTGGCTAATTCGTTTTTTCAAGATGTGACGAAGGATGAGTTAGGCGACATCATAACATGCAAGATGCATGATTTAGTACATGATCTTGCCTTGAGTGTCAGTGGTGTTCATGATATCAAGAATGTGCATTCCACTGAAACGGAATCTATTTCTGAATTTCGTCGTTTGCAGTTAGATCTAGACGAGCATacatcaaaatcattttcagaagttttgaaaaatacaaaaaatttgAAGTCTGTTTTTTCACTTGAAAACGATCATTTGGAAGAACATTTACTTTTAGGCAAGAACCTGCGGGTAGTTTGTTTGCTTGGTCAGCATAATCTTGAGATTTCTTTCATTTTTAAGCATAAGCATTTGAGGTACCTTGACCTGTCTTATTGTAGCTTTGATGAAGGAAATCATGTGTCCATCAATCAACTTTACAATTTGCAGACATTAAGGCTTCGTAAATGCAAAAATGTTGAAGTGATTCTTGTAGGCATTGGGTCTCTGAAGATATTAAGGCACCTAAACCTCTCATATTCAGATGTAGAAAAGCTACCTGATTCGATCGTCCAGCTTACTAATTTGCAGACATTAGATCTATATTGTTGCAAAAAACTAGTAGAATTACCTGTAAATATTGGGGCCTTGAAAGATCTAAGAGAGTTGGAGCTGGAAGACTGTGAAGCCGTAGAAGCTTTACCTAGAGAAGTCGGAAGATTGTCACGATTAAGGTGTCTGGATATTTCAGGTACTAAGATCAAAGCGTTGCCTGAGTCATGCATTAGCAACCTTTGGAATTTGGAGTCTATCGATTTTGGAAATTGTGAGGTTTCCAAAGAAATCAAGAACTTGTCAAATTTGAGGATCTTAAGATATTGGGGAAAGAAAGGAGATGATGAAATGCCTAGAGGTATAGATTCTC
This genomic interval from Papaver somniferum cultivar HN1 unplaced genomic scaffold, ASM357369v1 unplaced-scaffold_107, whole genome shotgun sequence contains the following:
- the LOC113327924 gene encoding putative disease resistance protein RGA3, with protein sequence MPIQDLFVSGITGLLKKLSYVVSQHISEAWGVKDDLEKLKGTLEMIAAVTMDAENKQGESEVVRLWLQRLKAVAYDAVDVLDEFSYEAMRQIELCGEGDKVQQCFSSSNSVAFNFKLDQQIKIINKRLDDISGEMKKYQLISIPDCDTSDHETAQQNRLVSSLVDESSFLGRENDKSTIINLLTTLQESSTSSSMRFSVVSMVGMGGIGKTTLAQMVFNDNSITSFFHELFWVHLSDDFNIKKILIEIIESVTNKYCDDVSNETVLVNKLKEVLSDRKYLLVLDNLCNQDAKDWDKLKGSLIAGAQGSKVLVTTRSNIVASIVQDITPPYILKELADSVCWSIMKNKAFCLGGALETQKMACIGEEISKKCGGLPLGANFLGSLMRLHKTEHNWLSFRDHGSLSAIDALTRIMSILKLSYDKLPCHLKLCFSYCSLFPKGWVVQRKVLIRLWMAEGFLHPSHGGNQISPEDLGNDYFHCLLANSFFQDVTKDELGDIITCKMHDLVHDLALSVSGVHDIKNVHSTETESISEFRRLQLDLDEHTSKSFSEVLKNTKNLKSVFSLENDHLEEHLLLGKNLRVVCLLGQHNLEISFIFKHKHLRYLDLSYCSFDEGNHVSINQLYNLQTLRLRKCKNVEVILVGIGSLKILRHLNLSYSDVEKLPDSIVQLTNLQTLDLYCCKKLVELPVNIGALKDLRELELEDCEAVEALPREVGRLSRLRCLDISGTKIKALPESCISNLWNLESIDFGNCEVSKEIKNLSNLRILRYWGKKGDDEMPRGIDSLTCLEELVYTISCNGGSGIEDLANLNSLQVLHIPNMEFVRGGIDAEKAKLKDKVNLRDLDLKWSISYYNDADLKWSYPSYNDADRVQFDEVLEGLEPNPNLRELRIDYFPGLKLPKWMGSSNCLPNLVDLTLWRCDRCEKLTGLGILPCLRVLHIAGMGSVKRLGEVFYYQQEEEGISTNKKNATAISLFPSLIKLWICDMENLEEWFAPQLPIFPSLEKLEVDMCPKLRGTPNSFSSLKELSLSDINGKAVTSILGTGGLSSLQSIYIYKSPNLKYIPVFVLLQHITPNLEELAISDCSKFRGFLDDGNMNYYNNRYGYYSDGDVDSGDEDDAYDMNLSLYFSSPIINSHPENKTNSLHSLNLNGCPLLEFVPDLRSFTSLRKLCILECGILMGSRPYDLRKSLTFVQDLKLDFIQREEEYLQVFPSAPTVRALLCKRIRDSYMKPQFVSAVMEPLQVDKLMEKLVGELSPEELQRVALGVCLMQPADVYPIDEPSAYLDSQQRITASKVIERFIHQGKKTAFVVEHDITMATYLADRVIVFDGTPSVDCTVNAPQSPLSGMNLFLSILNITVRRDPANFRPWINKLGSTGDREQKASGSYYYLGD